From the genome of Desulfovibrio porci, one region includes:
- a CDS encoding TRAP transporter small permease codes for MLRFLDTRFEEILGSLLLAVMVSIAFINVIVRYCTSFSFAWTEELTINFFVWVVLLGTARSFREGGHLGMTLLYEALPRNARRFCYGLTILLCIAFFGALCWTGTLEVLDEYDLESISESLGIPVWWYTIATPLFSLLIIFRMLQRSYADLRSGNY; via the coding sequence ATGTTGCGTTTTCTGGATACGCGCTTTGAGGAGATTCTGGGTTCGCTGTTGCTGGCGGTCATGGTAAGCATCGCCTTCATCAATGTGATCGTGCGCTACTGCACGTCTTTTTCTTTTGCCTGGACCGAGGAACTGACCATCAATTTCTTTGTCTGGGTAGTGCTGCTGGGCACGGCGCGCTCCTTCCGCGAGGGCGGGCACCTGGGCATGACCCTGCTGTACGAGGCGCTGCCGCGCAACGCGCGCCGGTTCTGCTACGGGCTGACCATACTGCTCTGTATCGCTTTTTTCGGTGCGCTCTGCTGGACAGGCACGCTGGAAGTGCTGGACGAGTACGATCTGGAATCCATTTCCGAATCTCTGGGCATTCCGGTCTGGTGGTACACCATCGCCACGCCGCTTTTCTCCCTGCTGATCATTTTCCGCATGCTGCAACGCTCATACGCTGACCTGCGTTCGGGCAACTACTAG
- a CDS encoding TRAP transporter large permease: METTLFQDPAFWLLTLFLIPLLLRVPIALSLGFAALVVVWKWDMGFSMLSYNFFAGIAKFPLLAIPFFILAGYIMERAGIAARIVALMEALTGSMTGGMAVATVAVATFWGAVSGSGPATVAALGLILIPGMALAGYDKAFAAATVSVTSGLAIVIPPSIAFIVYGGVANVSVPALFAAGFIPGVIVALFIMGAVLIISRKKGYRGAKCGRPVGKAFREAFWGVMTPVVILGGIYGGVFTPTEAAAVAVFYGLFVGVFIYKTINSVGMLFEIFSASMRATAVVMIVVTCAGLYSWVASTVGLVEKGSAVLLSLSDNEWVVLLMINIILLLAGMLLDAISIYYVFLPFMLPIMAHFQWDPIWFGIMMTVNLAVGQVTPPVAVNLYVGANISGLSMEQISKSALPLIFASLLALIIIILFPQLSTFLPRLLGLS; the protein is encoded by the coding sequence ATGGAAACGACGCTGTTTCAGGATCCCGCCTTCTGGCTGCTCACGCTCTTTCTGATCCCCCTGCTACTGCGGGTGCCCATCGCCCTTTCCCTGGGTTTCGCGGCCCTGGTGGTCGTCTGGAAATGGGACATGGGCTTCAGCATGCTTTCCTACAATTTTTTCGCGGGCATCGCCAAATTTCCCCTGCTGGCCATCCCCTTCTTCATCCTGGCCGGCTACATCATGGAGCGCGCTGGCATCGCGGCGCGCATCGTGGCCCTGATGGAAGCCCTGACCGGTTCCATGACCGGCGGCATGGCCGTGGCAACCGTGGCCGTGGCAACCTTCTGGGGCGCGGTGAGCGGCTCGGGCCCGGCCACTGTGGCCGCCCTGGGCCTGATCCTGATTCCGGGCATGGCTCTGGCCGGTTACGACAAGGCCTTCGCCGCGGCCACGGTGTCCGTGACTTCAGGGCTGGCCATCGTCATTCCGCCGAGCATCGCCTTCATCGTCTATGGCGGCGTGGCCAATGTCTCGGTGCCCGCGCTGTTCGCGGCGGGCTTCATCCCCGGCGTCATCGTGGCCCTGTTCATCATGGGCGCGGTGCTGATCATTTCGCGCAAAAAGGGCTATCGCGGCGCAAAGTGCGGCCGGCCCGTGGGCAAGGCCTTCCGCGAGGCTTTCTGGGGCGTGATGACGCCGGTGGTCATTCTCGGCGGCATTTACGGCGGCGTGTTCACCCCCACCGAGGCCGCGGCGGTGGCTGTGTTCTACGGCCTGTTCGTGGGCGTGTTCATTTACAAAACCATCAACAGCGTCGGCATGCTGTTCGAAATTTTCTCCGCCAGCATGCGCGCCACGGCCGTGGTGATGATTGTGGTGACCTGCGCGGGGCTTTACTCCTGGGTGGCGTCCACTGTGGGTCTGGTGGAAAAAGGCTCGGCGGTGCTGCTTTCGCTGTCGGACAATGAGTGGGTCGTGCTGCTGATGATCAACATCATCCTGCTGCTGGCCGGCATGCTGCTGGACGCCATTTCCATTTACTACGTCTTTCTGCCCTTCATGCTGCCCATCATGGCCCACTTCCAGTGGGATCCCATCTGGTTCGGCATTATGATGACGGTCAATCTGGCCGTGGGCCAGGTGACGCCGCCCGTGGCGGTCAATCTGTACGTGGGCGCCAACATCAGCGGACTGAGCATGGAGCAGATCAGCAAATCCGCCCTGCCGCTGATTTTCGCCTCCCTGTTGGCTCTGATCATCATCATACTGTTCCCCCAGCTTTCCACCTTTCTGCCGCGCCTGCTCGGCCTGTCGTAG
- the cfa gene encoding cyclopropane fatty acyl phospholipid synthase, with translation MNESVIKEMLAKIDVRINGTRPWDIQVHDDRLWGRVIRQGSLGLGEAYMEGWWDCPALDQFFCRVLRGDLEKHFRLTLPVLLGIAAYALRNLQSVARARMVARGHYDFGNDMFEAMLDPAMQYSCGYWEHADTLEQAQLDKMELICRKLRLKPGMRVLDIGCGWGGLGSYMAKRSGVHVTGVTVSWAQAQYAESRGQGLDVEWLLKDYRSLTGKYERIVSVGMFEHVGHKNYTVFMETARNLLHEDGLFLLHTIGANQKRLSVDPWIEKYIFRNGILPSIGQIGDAVSGRFVMEDWHNFGVDYDKTLMAWAENFSRGREEGKFTCTDSMFRMFRYYLLSCAGAFRARDLQLWQIVLSPHGVTDGYRRP, from the coding sequence ATGAACGAGTCGGTCATCAAGGAGATGCTGGCCAAGATTGACGTCCGGATAAACGGAACCCGGCCGTGGGATATTCAGGTACATGACGATCGCCTTTGGGGCCGGGTCATCCGGCAGGGCAGCCTGGGTTTGGGGGAAGCCTATATGGAAGGCTGGTGGGACTGCCCGGCCCTGGACCAGTTTTTCTGCCGGGTTCTGCGCGGCGACCTGGAAAAGCATTTCCGCCTCACCCTGCCGGTGTTGCTGGGCATTGCCGCCTATGCGCTGCGCAATCTGCAAAGCGTGGCCCGCGCCCGCATGGTGGCCAGGGGGCATTATGACTTCGGCAACGACATGTTTGAAGCCATGCTGGACCCGGCCATGCAGTACAGTTGCGGCTATTGGGAGCACGCCGACACCCTGGAACAGGCCCAACTGGATAAAATGGAGCTGATCTGCCGCAAGCTGCGGCTGAAGCCGGGCATGCGCGTGCTGGACATCGGCTGCGGCTGGGGCGGTCTGGGCAGTTATATGGCGAAACGGAGCGGCGTGCATGTGACGGGCGTCACGGTTTCCTGGGCTCAGGCCCAATACGCCGAAAGCCGCGGCCAAGGCCTTGACGTGGAGTGGCTGCTGAAAGACTACCGCTCCCTGACCGGCAAGTATGAGCGCATTGTTTCCGTGGGCATGTTCGAGCATGTGGGGCACAAGAATTATACTGTGTTCATGGAAACAGCGCGCAACCTGCTCCATGAGGACGGCCTTTTTCTGCTGCACACCATCGGCGCCAATCAGAAACGGCTTTCCGTGGATCCGTGGATTGAAAAATACATCTTCCGCAACGGCATTCTACCCAGCATCGGCCAGATTGGCGATGCCGTTTCCGGGCGCTTCGTCATGGAAGATTGGCACAATTTCGGCGTCGATTATGACAAAACCCTGATGGCCTGGGCTGAAAATTTCAGCCGTGGACGGGAAGAGGGCAAATTTACCTGCACGGACAGCATGTTCCGCATGTTCCGCTATTACCTGCTGAGCTGCGCCGGGGCCTTCCGCGCCCGGGATCTGCAGTTGTGGCAGATCGTTCTCAGCCCGCACGGCGTTACGGACGGCTATCGCCGTCCCTGA